The Phalacrocorax aristotelis unplaced genomic scaffold, bGulAri2.1 scaffold_88, whole genome shotgun sequence genome has a window encoding:
- the LOC142051299 gene encoding protein ELYS-like, with protein sequence MESSRIRDLAAQVTSSLLQFPEVTIQALGEDETTRGAVLRGQFCRGRGGLAWLACGPQLEVVSAVTGERLSAHRFSGAREQPPTIRVVKEVSWQTGTGLLVGLREAEGSVLCLYDPGTSSMVTAVVLPGRVTAIEPITSPGGASVRPWHLHRALQRFCGAAAVATDVGHLLVVDLGLDDPSCSQRENEPSALVVVTRIAAGVPLRREMVTREGRHLCFQLQSPSGTAISTLRYISRSNQLAVGFSDGCLSLWDVKTLQREHHCQLEGGRIPVYAIIQEPENDPRNCCYLWAVQSTQESEGDALSLHLLQLVFAARRRLPSGQVLYERLASCVEKYSLDLTGGAFPLRGQGSKAKLLSCRAVETFPTHAAREGSVDEVISPDASVSVFSWQVNTRSQGKPSTYLGVFDITCWYQAQMPRSLRPEESLQGCPYFALWSLDAVTSTTAPNLLLDVVVQERSLSWRVPPSYPHPELCFHPSTYNFDGRCLLSSGVVHMTCSGFQKEQLEAVLSAAAQTGSVGLLSGCIKLWTSKEQPSSAANVEFALDWTWSKVIYTKGAFDQICVVLFDSSCSSTDPQRLQALQRCQLVLSNLSRVLNCFLTAAHELAGEGFADLTKKLAETSLTALYARVVLWFCWSRLLPEGSGDDMSFSRPFYYYPLIQSYYAGHRQKLERLSRGKWDSDCLTVDGMVSQLGDQVEEMWRREEGGAGKYPPPSLRALLELYLLEGVEESHKHAITIYLLLDIIHSFPNKTEASVDSFAAAFAIPSGLVKLIQGFWLLDHKDYENSLALLFHPATTKPVSWQHMRILGSLMCQGQHRRALRYMQVMKPPFSSSCEERLFLTVLLSNRCMAEAWGLLQEDAAQLKEEELLKDMYDICREMGLVEDFLKLPFTDSEQKCLEKFLESHEILLVQHLQRANCTAAARLNQAMNVHLMNDRAPRWRQRAVARNSLSGQHGKTLPRGPRQLAAGRAKPSRLPSSGPRGAARPKPFSSVTKPANAGNVDPREPFSSRVLAKVRELWVGNEQKPS encoded by the exons ATGGAGAGCAGCAG AATACGAGACCTCGCAGCTCAGGTaacgagcagcctgctgcagtttcccgaGGTGACCATTCAGGCTCTTGGGGAAGATGAGACCACCCGAGGTGCTGTGCTGCGCGGGCAGTTTTGCAGAG ggagaggtggcctggcctggctggcgtgtGGCCCTCAGCTGGAGGTCGTGAGCGCTGTGACGGGGGAGCGGCTCTCTGCACACCGTTTCAGTGGAGCCcgtgagcagcctcccaccatCCGCGTGGTGAAGGAGGTCTCCTGGCAGACGGgaacggggctgctggttggcttgagagaagcagagggaagtgtcCTCTGCCTGTATGACCCGGGGACATCGAGCATGGTTACAGCAGTtgttctgccaggaagg GTAACTGCTATAGAGCCCATAACTAGTCCCGGAGGAGCCAGCGTGAGGCCTTGGCACCTACACCGGGCTCTGCAGCGGTTCTGTGGAGCGGCAGCGGTGGCAACAGATGTTGGTCATCTACTTGTGGTGGACCTTGGTTTGGATGATCCATCTTGCAGCCAGAGGGAAAATGAGCCATCGG CTCTAGTAGTTGTCACCAGAATTGCTGCTGGAGTTCCACTAAGAAGAGAAATGGTGACCAGAGAAGGGAGACATCTCTGCTTTCAACTgcaaagcccttcaggaacagcaatatCGACCCTGCgctacatcagcagaagcaaccagCTCGCCGTGGGTTTTTCCGACGGCTGCCTGTCACTGTGGGATGTGAAAACTCTGCAGCGGGA gcaccactgtcagcttgaaggaggaaggattcctgTCTACGCCATTATTCAAGAGCCTGAGAATGACCCTCGCAATTGTTGCTACTTGTGGGCTGTTCAGTCGACAcaagaaag TGAAGGCGATGCTCTGAGTTTACACCTGTTGCAGTTAGTGTTTGCTGCCAGAAGACGCTTGCCATCGGGACAAGTCCTGTATGAG CgtttggcatcctgtgttgAAAAGTACAGTTTGGATCTGACGGGTggagcctttcccttgagagggcagggcagcaaggccaAGTTACTCAGCTGTCGGGCTGTAGAAACCTTTCCCACCCAcgcagccagagaaggcagcgttgatgaag TCATATCTCCTGACGccagtgtctcagtcttcagctggcaagtgaatacacgcagccagggaaaaccatctacttatttgggtgtatttgacaTTACTTGCTGGTATCAGGCTCAAATGCCACGCTCACTAAG gccagaagaatcccttcagggatgcccctattttgcactgtggtcactggacgctgtgacaagcacgactgctccaaacctccttctggatgttgtggtgcaggagcgcagcctaagctggagagttcctccttcttatccacaccctgagctgtgttttcacccaagcacctataattttg atggcaggtgcttgctgagctctggagttgttcataTGACGTGCAGcggcttccagaaggag cagttagaggcggtcttgtcagctgctgcccagacaggttctgtagggcttctgagcggctgcattaagctttggacatctaaag agcagccaagttctgctgctaatgtaGAGTTTGCCCTTGACTGGACATGGAGCAAAGTGATCTATACAAAAGGCGCATTTGACcaaatct gtgttgtgctgtttgacagctcctgcagctccactgacccgcagaggttacaggctcttcagcgCTGCCAGTTGGTCTTGAGCAACCTTAGCAGAGtcttaaactgctttctaacagcagcccacgagctggctggagaag gttttgcagacttgacaaagaagctggcagaaaccagcctcacagctttgtatgcacgagtggtcctctggttctgtTGGTCCCGTCTCCTGCCCGAGGGCTCAG gtGATGATATGAgtttctctagacctttctacTATTATCCTCTGATTCAGAGCTACTACGCGGGTCATCGACAGAAACTGGAGCGTTTATCAAG AGGCAAATGGGACTCTGACTGCCTGACGGTCGATGGGATGGTTTCCCAGTTGGGAGACCAAGTTGAGGAGATGTGgcggagagaggaaggaggagctgggaaatacccacctcctagtttacgg gcactgctggagctctatTTGCTAGAAGGCGTTGAGgaaagccacaaacatgcaatc acaatttacttgctgctagaCATCATACATTCCTTTCCgaacaaaacagaagcttcCGTCGACTCCttcgcagctgcctttgccatcccttcGGGCCTTGTTAAGCTTATTCAAGGATTTTGGCTTCTAGACCACAAGGACTATGAA AATTCCCTGGCCCTACTCTTTCACCCAGCTACAACCAAACCTGTGTCGTGGCAACACATGAGAATTCTTGGGTCCCTCATGTGCCAAGGACAGCATAGGCGAGCCCTCAGATACATGCAGGTGATGAAGCCACCGTTCTCAAGCAGTTGTGAAGAGCggcttttcctcactgtgctgttgtccaacag gTGCATGGCAGAGGCTTGGggtctgctgcaggaagacGCCGCTCagttaaaggaggaagagctattaaaagatATGTATGACATCTGTCGGGAGATGGGACTAGTGGAAGACTTCctgaagctgcctttcacagactctgaacaa aagtgtttggagaaatttttagAGAGTCATGAAATTCTTTTAGTCCAGCACCTGCAGCGTGCCAACTGTACGGCAGCAGCACGGCTGAACCAGGCGATGAACGTTCATCTCATG AACGATCGTGCTcctcgctggagacagagagcagttgccagaaattctctctcagGCCAACACGGCAAGACCCTTCCTAGAGGTCcgaggcagctggctgcagggagagccaAGCCTTCCCGTCTGCCTTCATCCGGACCAAGAGGAG CCGCAAGACCAAAGCCATTCTCAtcagtaacaaaaccagctaatgcAGGAAATGTGGATCCAAGAGAACCTTTCAGCAGTCGTGTATTGGCCAAAGTTAGAGAGTTATGGGTAGGAAACGAGCAGAAACCCAGTTGA